A single genomic interval of Trichocoleus sp. harbors:
- a CDS encoding IS4 family transposase, giving the protein TIPIKKHGRRAKSIFRYGFDHLRQILLNLEVFADEFFHVLQFLSCT; this is encoded by the coding sequence ACAATTCCAATCAAAAAACATGGACGTAGAGCCAAGAGTATCTTTCGCTATGGTTTCGACCACCTGCGTCAAATACTACTGAATCTGGAGGTGTTCGCCGATGAGTTTTTCCACGTTCTGCAATTTTTGTCCTGTACTTAG
- a CDS encoding transposase family protein — MSISNSSETCFPSEGSELEQAQQGSSPILLNEVSPGVQQKIDLIDVILQAPNRKARREAILHAAKTLGKTTRTIRSMMKKVEKEGVATLGVGRKDNGQFRISDQWFRFILETYEWGQREGSRINKNGVYVHLAALASQGEALRDKNYANRFKGYSEVLEDLIAGKHPSHVTVYKVIKFQLEQQERKVRHPGSPAERQVIQTTEGIIELTHSNQVWQCDHTKLDVLLVDDDGELILQLDDKEEEIIGRPFLTLIMDSYSGCIAGFHVGFEAAGSHEVGLALRHAMLPKLYGPEYKLQKEWNVFGVPGHWLTDRAKEFKSNHLKQISIQVGFKRRLRAFPSAGGLIESIFDKINKEVLSHLPGYTGSNVAGRPTDAEKHASLTLDELEKMLVS; from the coding sequence ATGTCCATATCCAATTCCTCGGAAACTTGCTTTCCTTCAGAAGGTTCAGAACTGGAACAGGCGCAACAGGGTAGCTCGCCTATCCTTCTTAATGAGGTTTCACCAGGGGTTCAGCAGAAAATCGATCTCATTGATGTCATCCTTCAAGCACCTAACAGGAAAGCTCGAAGGGAAGCCATTCTTCATGCAGCCAAGACATTGGGCAAGACGACTCGTACTATCCGCTCAATGATGAAGAAGGTTGAGAAGGAAGGGGTTGCAACGCTTGGGGTTGGTCGCAAAGACAATGGGCAGTTTCGCATCTCTGACCAATGGTTCAGATTCATTCTAGAAACTTACGAGTGGGGACAACGAGAGGGCTCTCGCATCAATAAAAATGGGGTTTATGTTCATTTAGCCGCTTTGGCATCTCAAGGAGAAGCATTACGAGATAAAAACTATGCCAATCGCTTCAAGGGCTATTCTGAAGTGCTTGAGGATTTAATTGCAGGAAAACATCCCTCTCATGTAACTGTTTACAAGGTTATTAAGTTTCAGCTTGAGCAGCAAGAGAGAAAGGTGCGTCATCCAGGTTCGCCTGCTGAACGACAAGTTATCCAAACCACTGAAGGAATTATAGAACTGACTCATAGCAACCAAGTTTGGCAGTGTGACCATACTAAACTCGACGTTTTGCTAGTCGATGACGACGGAGAATTAATTTTGCAGTTAGACGACAAAGAGGAGGAGATTATCGGTCGTCCTTTCTTAACCTTGATTATGGATAGTTATTCGGGGTGTATCGCAGGGTTTCATGTGGGCTTTGAAGCAGCAGGCTCTCATGAAGTAGGTTTAGCCTTGCGTCATGCCATGTTGCCCAAGCTCTATGGACCAGAATACAAACTTCAGAAGGAGTGGAATGTTTTTGGTGTGCCAGGGCATTGGTTAACCGATCGCGCCAAAGAGTTCAAGTCTAATCACTTGAAGCAGATTTCAATACAGGTAGGCTTCAAGCGGCGCTTGAGGGCTTTTCCATCAGCAGGCGGACTAATCGAATCTATTTTTGACAAGATTAATAAGGAAGTACTATCTCATCTTCCAGGCTATACGGGGTCGAATGTAGCAGGACGACCTACAGATGCTGAAAAGCACGCATCTCTAACATTAGACGAGCTAGAGAAGATGTTGGTGAGCTAA